In one window of Azotobacter salinestris DNA:
- a CDS encoding NADH:flavin oxidoreductase/NADH oxidase: MSLLFEPFTLRQLTLPNRIVVSPMCQYSARDGLANDWHLVHLGSRAVGGAGLVIAEATAVTAEGRISPQDLGLWCDEQIEPLRRITAFIEAQGSLAGVQLAHAGRKAGVWQPWLGRPGSVPPAEGGWTPVGPSAIPFDPRHAVPQVLDEKGIGGVIQAFVRAAERALAAGFKVAEVHAAHGYLLHQFLSPLSNQRRDQYGGSFDNRIRLLLEVTETVRAVWPENLPLFVRLSATDWVEEGWNPEETVELARRLKALGVDLIDVSSGGTAAAAEIPVGPGYQTRFAEQVRREAEIATGAVGMITEAAQAEHILRTGQADLILLARELLRDPYWPLHAADFLGDKTVPWPAQYVRAAHRDTPFREAGELD; encoded by the coding sequence ATGAGCCTGCTGTTCGAGCCCTTTACCCTGCGTCAGCTGACCTTGCCCAATCGCATCGTGGTATCGCCGATGTGCCAGTACTCGGCCCGTGACGGGCTGGCCAACGACTGGCATCTGGTGCACCTGGGCAGCCGCGCGGTGGGCGGGGCCGGGCTGGTGATCGCCGAGGCCACCGCGGTCACGGCCGAGGGGCGGATCTCCCCTCAGGATCTCGGCCTCTGGTGCGACGAGCAGATCGAGCCGCTGCGCCGTATCACCGCCTTCATCGAGGCCCAAGGCTCGCTGGCCGGTGTCCAGCTGGCCCATGCCGGCCGCAAGGCGGGCGTCTGGCAGCCCTGGCTGGGCCGGCCGGGCAGCGTGCCGCCCGCGGAGGGCGGCTGGACTCCGGTCGGCCCTTCGGCGATCCCCTTCGATCCCCGCCACGCGGTACCCCAGGTCCTTGACGAGAAGGGCATCGGCGGGGTCATCCAGGCCTTCGTGCGTGCCGCCGAGCGTGCCCTGGCCGCCGGCTTCAAGGTCGCCGAGGTGCATGCCGCCCACGGCTATCTGCTGCATCAATTTCTCTCGCCGTTGTCCAATCAGCGTCGGGACCAGTATGGCGGCAGCTTCGACAACCGCATCCGCCTGCTGCTGGAGGTGACCGAGACGGTGCGCGCGGTGTGGCCCGAGAACCTGCCGCTGTTCGTCCGCCTGTCGGCCACTGACTGGGTGGAGGAGGGCTGGAACCCGGAGGAGACGGTGGAGCTGGCCCGGCGCCTGAAGGCGCTGGGCGTCGACCTGATCGACGTGTCCTCCGGCGGCACCGCGGCGGCGGCGGAAATCCCCGTCGGCCCGGGCTACCAGACCCGCTTTGCCGAGCAGGTGCGCCGCGAGGCGGAAATCGCCACCGGCGCGGTGGGCATGATCACCGAGGCAGCGCAGGCCGAGCACATCCTGCGCACTGGTCAGGCCGACCTGATCCTGCTGGCCCGCGAGCTGCTGCGCGACCCCTACTGGCCGCTGCATGCAGCGGACTTTCTCGGCGACAAGACGGTGCCCTGGCCGGCGCAATACGTGCGGGCCGCGCATCGCGACACGCCGTTCCGCGAGGCCGGCGAACTCGACTGA
- a CDS encoding tellurite resistance TerB family protein: MNTSGLLDQLLRSAQGFRRQGQSMPGSGAGGGVLGDILGGAGGGALGGLTGGGGKGALAAGALGLLLGKRRIGRLGGNAMAYGGLAALGMLAYKAFSNWQAQQAGALRREPQTLDRLPPEKAEGHSQAVLKALVAAAKADGHVDEHERQLIETELVKVAEDDELKHWLHGELNRPLDPADVARAADTPELAAEIYLASLLAVDEEQYMERAYLDELARQLRLDPQLKAELEAQARAA, translated from the coding sequence ATGAACACCAGCGGATTGCTCGACCAACTTCTCAGGTCCGCCCAGGGCTTTCGCCGTCAGGGGCAGTCAATGCCCGGCAGCGGGGCTGGTGGTGGTGTACTCGGTGACATCCTCGGCGGTGCCGGCGGCGGCGCTCTGGGTGGCCTTACGGGGGGCGGGGGCAAAGGCGCGCTGGCGGCCGGAGCCCTGGGCCTGCTGCTCGGCAAGCGACGGATCGGCAGGTTGGGCGGCAATGCCATGGCCTACGGCGGCCTCGCTGCCCTCGGGATGCTGGCCTACAAGGCCTTCAGCAACTGGCAGGCCCAGCAGGCCGGCGCTCTCCGGCGCGAGCCGCAGACCCTCGACCGCCTGCCGCCGGAGAAGGCCGAGGGACACAGCCAGGCGGTGCTCAAGGCGCTGGTCGCCGCGGCCAAGGCCGACGGGCACGTGGACGAGCACGAGCGCCAGCTGATCGAAACCGAGTTGGTCAAGGTCGCCGAGGACGACGAGCTGAAGCACTGGCTGCACGGCGAGTTGAACAGGCCGCTGGACCCGGCCGATGTGGCCCGGGCCGCCGACACGCCCGAGCTGGCTGCCGAGATCTATCTCGCCAGTCTTCTGGCGGTCGACGAGGAGCAGTACATGGAGCGTGCCTACCTCGACGAGCTGGCCCGGCAGTTGAGGCTCGACCCGCAACTCAAGGCGGAGCTGGAGGCTCAGGCCCGGGCCGCCTGA
- the prfB gene encoding peptide chain release factor 2 (programmed frameshift), whose amino-acid sequence MEINPILNSIKDLSERTQTIRGYLDYDHKRDRLTEVERELEDPNIWNNPEYAQNLGRERAQLAQAVETLDELAGGLADSRDLLDMAVEENDEGAVNDVAAEVERLRETLEKLEFRRMFSGEMDAKNAYLDIQAGSGGTEAQDWANMLLRMYLRWADKHGFDTEIVELSEGEVAGIKSATVHIKGEYAFGWLRTEIGVHRLVRKSPFDSGNRRHTSFSAVFASPEIDDNIEIDINPADLRIDTYRSSGAGGQHVNTTDSAVRITHLPTNTVVSCQNERSQHANKDRAMKMLRAKLYELEVQKRNAAAQALEDTKSDIGWGHQIRSYVLDQSRIKDLRTGIENSNCDAVLDGDLDDFIEASLKQGL is encoded by the exons ATGGAAATCAACCCGATCCTCAACAGCATCAAGGACCTGTCCGAACGTACCCAGACCATTCGGGGGTATCTT GACTACGATCACAAGCGTGATCGTCTGACCGAGGTCGAGCGCGAGCTGGAAGACCCGAACATCTGGAACAATCCGGAATATGCGCAGAACCTGGGGCGCGAACGCGCCCAGCTGGCGCAGGCCGTGGAGACCCTGGACGAACTCGCCGGCGGTCTGGCCGATTCTCGCGATCTCCTGGACATGGCCGTCGAGGAAAACGACGAAGGCGCGGTGAACGACGTCGCCGCCGAGGTCGAGCGGCTGCGCGAGACTCTCGAGAAGCTGGAATTCCGCCGCATGTTCAGCGGCGAAATGGACGCCAAGAACGCCTATCTCGACATCCAGGCCGGCTCCGGCGGCACCGAGGCACAGGACTGGGCCAACATGCTGCTGCGCATGTACCTGCGCTGGGCCGACAAGCACGGTTTCGACACCGAGATCGTCGAGCTGTCGGAAGGTGAGGTCGCCGGCATCAAGAGCGCGACCGTGCATATCAAGGGCGAATACGCCTTCGGCTGGCTGCGTACCGAGATCGGCGTGCACCGTCTGGTGCGCAAGAGCCCGTTCGACTCCGGCAACCGTCGCCATACCTCCTTCTCCGCGGTGTTCGCTTCGCCGGAGATCGACGACAACATCGAGATCGACATCAATCCCGCCGATCTGCGCATCGACACCTACCGCTCCTCCGGCGCCGGCGGCCAGCACGTGAACACCACCGACTCGGCGGTGCGCATCACCCACCTGCCGACCAACACCGTGGTGAGCTGCCAAAACGAGCGCTCCCAGCACGCCAACAAGGATCGCGCGATGAAGATGCTGCGCGCCAAGCTCTACGAGCTGGAGGTGCAAAAGCGCAACGCTGCGGCCCAGGCTCTGGAAGACACCAAGTCGGACATCGGCTGGGGTCACCAGATCCGCTCCTACGTGCTCGACCAGTCGCGGATCAAGGATCTGCGCACCGGCATCGAGAACAGCAACTGCGATGCGGTGCTGGACGGCGATCTCGACGACTTCATCGAGGCCAGCCTCAAGCAGGGCCTGTAA
- the lysS gene encoding lysine--tRNA ligase yields the protein MSEQPLNQHALHEEENKLIALRKEKLAAERAKGNAFPNDFRRDSYCADLQKRYAEASKEELEAAAIPVRVAGRIMLNRGAFMVIQDMSGRIQVYVDRKGLPADTLEAVKHWDLGDIIAAEGTLARSGKGDLYVHMTSVRLLTKSLRPLPDKHHGLTDTEQRYRQRYVDLMVNEETRHTFRVRSQIIAHIRKFLAERDFLEVETPMLQVIPGGAAAKPFQTHHNALDLPMFLRIAPELYLKRLVVGGFERIFEINRNFRNEGVSTRHNPEFTMLEFYQAYADYEDNMDLTEQLFRELAQLVLGTTDVPYQGKVFHFGEPFARLSVFDSILHYNPEIAAEDLRDIEKCRTIARQAGADVKGFEGLGKLQTMIFEELVEHRLEQPTFITRYPFEVSPLARRSDDDPSVTDRFELFIGGREIANAYSELNDAEDQAERFMQQVRDKDAGDDEAMHFDADFVRALEYGMPPTAGEGIGIDRLVMLLTDSPSIRDVILFPHMRPEV from the coding sequence ATGAGCGAACAACCGCTGAACCAGCATGCCCTCCACGAGGAAGAAAACAAGCTGATCGCCCTGCGCAAGGAAAAGCTTGCCGCCGAGCGCGCGAAGGGCAACGCCTTCCCCAACGATTTCCGCCGCGACAGCTACTGCGCCGACTTGCAGAAGCGCTACGCCGAGGCGAGCAAGGAGGAGCTGGAAGCGGCGGCGATTCCGGTCAGGGTGGCCGGGCGCATCATGCTCAATCGCGGCGCCTTCATGGTCATCCAGGACATGAGCGGGCGCATCCAGGTCTACGTCGACCGCAAGGGGCTGCCGGCCGACACCCTGGAGGCCGTCAAGCACTGGGACCTGGGCGACATCATCGCCGCCGAGGGCACTCTGGCGCGCTCCGGCAAGGGCGACCTCTACGTGCACATGACCTCGGTACGCCTGCTGACCAAGTCGCTGCGCCCGCTGCCCGACAAGCACCACGGCCTGACCGACACCGAGCAGCGCTACCGCCAGCGCTACGTCGACCTGATGGTCAACGAGGAAACCCGCCACACCTTCCGCGTGCGCTCGCAGATCATCGCCCACATCCGCAAATTCCTCGCCGAGCGCGACTTCCTCGAAGTGGAAACCCCGATGTTGCAGGTCATCCCCGGCGGCGCCGCGGCCAAGCCCTTCCAGACCCACCACAACGCGCTGGACCTGCCGATGTTCCTGCGCATCGCGCCCGAGCTCTACCTCAAGCGCCTGGTGGTCGGCGGCTTCGAGCGGATCTTCGAGATCAACCGCAACTTCCGCAATGAAGGCGTCTCGACCCGCCACAACCCCGAGTTCACCATGCTCGAGTTCTACCAGGCCTACGCCGACTACGAGGACAACATGGACCTCACCGAGCAGCTGTTCCGCGAGCTGGCGCAGCTGGTGCTGGGAACCACCGACGTGCCCTACCAGGGCAAGGTGTTCCACTTTGGCGAGCCCTTCGCCCGCCTGTCGGTGTTCGACTCGATCCTCCATTACAACCCGGAAATCGCCGCCGAGGACCTGCGCGACATCGAGAAATGCCGCACCATCGCCAGGCAGGCCGGTGCCGATGTCAAGGGCTTCGAGGGCCTGGGCAAGCTGCAGACGATGATCTTCGAGGAACTGGTCGAGCACCGCCTGGAGCAGCCGACCTTCATCACCCGCTATCCTTTCGAGGTCTCGCCGCTGGCCCGGCGCAGCGACGATGACCCGAGCGTCACCGACCGCTTCGAGCTGTTCATCGGCGGCCGCGAGATCGCCAACGCCTACTCCGAGCTGAACGACGCAGAGGACCAGGCCGAGCGCTTCATGCAGCAGGTCAGGGACAAGGACGCCGGCGACGACGAGGCCATGCACTTCGATGCCGACTTCGTGCGCGCCCTGGAATACGGCATGCCGCCGACCGCCGGCGAGGGCATCGGCATCGACCGCCTGGTGATGCTGCTGACCGATTCGCCGTCGATCCGCGACGTGATCCTCTTCCCGCACATGCGTCCGGAAGTCTGA
- a CDS encoding TetR/AcrR family transcriptional regulator, which translates to MPVLTQFLPLNSAARVASAVAHSVQYQGRKTSRRGSEQRRQAILDAAMRIIIRDGVRAVRHRAVAAEAGVPLSATTYYFKDIDDLLTDTFALFVERSAAYMAGFWERTQGLLLEQADRLDDSGDSRRQLAEEIARLAVGYVRHQLHFRRDELVAEQAFQQEALINPRLHELARSHRRILQQGAIQFFQVLGSQHPEQDASVLTGIIGRMEYQGLLEGAGRLDDEEMLAILSRYMYLVLGL; encoded by the coding sequence ATGCCCGTCTTGACCCAGTTCCTTCCGTTGAACAGTGCCGCCCGCGTGGCCAGCGCTGTTGCCCACAGTGTCCAGTATCAAGGTCGAAAGACCAGCCGGCGCGGCAGCGAGCAGCGCCGTCAGGCGATTCTCGACGCAGCCATGCGCATCATCATCCGTGACGGCGTGCGTGCCGTGCGCCACCGGGCGGTGGCCGCCGAGGCCGGCGTGCCGCTGTCGGCGACCACCTACTACTTCAAGGACATCGACGATCTGCTCACGGATACCTTTGCGTTGTTCGTCGAGCGCAGCGCGGCCTACATGGCCGGCTTCTGGGAGCGTACCCAGGGGCTCCTGCTGGAGCAGGCCGACCGCCTGGACGACAGCGGCGACTCGCGCCGCCAGCTGGCGGAGGAGATCGCTCGGCTGGCGGTCGGCTATGTACGTCACCAGTTGCACTTTCGGCGCGACGAACTGGTCGCCGAACAGGCCTTCCAGCAGGAGGCGCTGATCAATCCGCGCCTGCATGAACTGGCCCGTTCCCATCGGCGGATCCTGCAGCAGGGGGCCATCCAGTTTTTCCAGGTGCTCGGTTCGCAGCATCCGGAGCAGGATGCCAGCGTGCTGACCGGGATCATCGGGCGCATGGAGTACCAGGGCCTGCTCGAAGGCGCGGGGCGCCTGGATGACGAGGAGATGCTGGCCATTCTGAGCCGCTACATGTACCTGGTCCTCGGGCTCTGA
- a CDS encoding flavohemoglobin expression-modulating QEGLA motif protein: protein MSRRKQQYEYQQIIRSLSDRLVEAQMPIRVLDAVKWDDEVRQRFFAAGCRQLPPVDRTYYESRPLSFDSVAKKQEFQGIERDITRQLGQFSPVGQIMRRMCKEYRMVIRMLEARGTPDFGLISEELYGAASDAFHAGDPTLADLGLMLSDYLNQIADRGDLKDEPKTLNAGVAVQMLQERLNRVFGEHEGTVRVFESDGIVADAAAGADYIKIRSDALFNARDVRALEVHEGLVHVATTLNGLSQPICTFLAKGPPSSTVTQEGLAILMEVIAFASYPSRLRKLTNRTRAIHMAEQGANFLDIFEFFRDQGLSDEDSYTNVSRVFRGSRPDGMPFTKDLSYLRGFILIYNYIQLAVRKGKLEQIPLLFCGKTTLEDMRTLRQLVDQGLVVPPKYLPEQFRDLNALSAWMCFSNFLNHLSMERIEADYANIL, encoded by the coding sequence ATGAGCAGACGCAAGCAGCAGTACGAGTACCAGCAGATCATCCGCAGTCTTTCCGACCGCCTGGTCGAGGCACAGATGCCGATCCGTGTGCTGGATGCGGTGAAATGGGACGACGAGGTGCGTCAGCGCTTCTTCGCCGCCGGTTGCCGCCAGTTGCCGCCGGTGGATCGGACCTACTATGAGAGTCGCCCGCTATCCTTCGATTCGGTGGCGAAAAAGCAGGAATTTCAAGGTATCGAGCGGGATATCACCCGCCAGCTCGGTCAGTTCAGTCCGGTCGGGCAGATCATGCGGCGCATGTGCAAGGAATACCGCATGGTCATCCGCATGCTCGAGGCGCGCGGCACCCCGGACTTCGGGCTGATTTCCGAGGAGCTCTACGGTGCCGCCTCGGATGCCTTCCATGCCGGCGACCCGACCCTGGCCGATCTGGGCCTGATGCTCTCCGACTACCTCAACCAGATCGCCGATCGCGGCGATCTCAAGGACGAGCCCAAGACCCTCAATGCCGGCGTTGCCGTGCAGATGCTCCAGGAGCGCCTGAATCGGGTGTTCGGCGAGCACGAGGGCACGGTTCGTGTGTTCGAGTCCGACGGCATCGTCGCCGACGCCGCGGCCGGGGCCGACTACATCAAGATCCGCAGCGACGCGCTGTTCAACGCACGCGACGTGCGCGCCCTGGAGGTGCACGAGGGGCTGGTCCACGTGGCCACCACGCTCAACGGGCTGAGCCAGCCGATCTGCACCTTCCTGGCCAAGGGCCCGCCGTCCTCCACGGTGACCCAGGAGGGCCTGGCGATCCTGATGGAGGTGATCGCCTTCGCCTCCTATCCCAGTCGCCTGCGCAAGCTGACCAACCGCACCCGCGCCATCCACATGGCCGAGCAGGGGGCGAATTTCCTGGATATCTTCGAGTTCTTCCGCGACCAGGGGCTGAGCGACGAGGACAGCTACACCAACGTCAGCCGCGTGTTCCGCGGTTCGCGGCCGGACGGCATGCCCTTCACCAAGGATCTGTCGTATCTCAGAGGCTTCATCCTGATCTACAACTACATCCAGTTGGCGGTGCGCAAGGGCAAGCTGGAGCAGATCCCGCTGCTGTTCTGCGGCAAGACCACCCTGGAGGACATGCGCACCCTGCGCCAGCTGGTGGACCAGGGCCTGGTGGTGCCGCCGAAGTACCTGCCGGAGCAGTTCCGCGACCTCAATGCCCTGTCGGCCTGGATGTGCTTCTCCAACTTCCTCAACCACCTCAGCATGGAGCGGATCGAGGCGGACTACGCCAACATCCTCTGA
- a CDS encoding TIGR00266 family protein — translation MASHQLDYEILGSHAQSVEIILDPGETVIAEAGAMNYMTEGVRFETRMGDGSQSGVLGKLWGMGKRMLTGESLFMTHFSNHGKRQARVAFAAPYPGTVVPVDLARIGGTLICQKDSFLCAARGTEIGITFSKRIGAGFFGGEGFILQKLSGDGLAFLHAGGAVIRKELHDETLRLDTGCLVGFSEGIDYDIQLAGGLRSMLFGGEGILLATLKGTGSVWLQSLPFSRLAERVYEATVKAREDVRGGGN, via the coding sequence ATGGCCAGTCATCAGCTCGACTACGAAATCCTCGGTTCCCACGCCCAGTCGGTGGAGATCATCCTCGATCCCGGCGAAACGGTGATCGCCGAGGCCGGCGCGATGAACTACATGACCGAAGGCGTGCGCTTCGAGACCCGCATGGGCGACGGTTCGCAGAGCGGCGTGCTGGGCAAGCTGTGGGGCATGGGCAAGCGCATGCTGACCGGCGAGTCGCTGTTCATGACGCACTTCTCCAATCACGGCAAGCGGCAGGCGCGGGTGGCCTTCGCCGCGCCCTATCCGGGGACCGTGGTACCGGTGGATCTCGCCCGGATCGGCGGCACTCTGATCTGCCAGAAGGACAGCTTCCTCTGCGCGGCCCGCGGCACCGAGATCGGTATCACCTTCAGCAAGCGCATCGGCGCCGGCTTCTTCGGCGGCGAGGGCTTCATCCTGCAGAAGCTGTCCGGCGACGGCCTGGCCTTTCTGCATGCCGGCGGCGCGGTGATCCGCAAGGAGCTGCACGACGAGACCCTGCGCCTGGATACCGGCTGTCTGGTGGGCTTCAGCGAGGGCATCGACTACGACATCCAGCTGGCCGGTGGACTGAGGAGCATGCTGTTCGGCGGCGAGGGCATTCTCTTGGCGACCCTCAAGGGCACCGGCTCCGTATGGCTGCAGAGTCTGCCGTTCTCGCGACTGGCCGAGCGGGTCTACGAGGCGACCGTCAAGGCCCGCGAGGACGTGCGCGGCGGTGGCAACTGA
- a CDS encoding alpha/beta hydrolase produces the protein MAHPSRALRLALLGLILAGTGCSSLLFYPESGQPLTPRAAGLDYRDVYLHAEDGTRLHAWWLPAKAGQEVRGTVLHLHGNGGNLAWHLGGSWWLPERGWQVLLLDYRGYGLSEGSPALPEVYRDLEAAFAWLEAEPAVRGKPLAVLGQSLGGALAVHFLAQRRERRARVSALVLDGVPASYREVARHMLGSTWLTWPLQVPLSWLVPDGDSAVEAMPQLQGLPVLIYHSRDDALVPLSNGLRLYRAATPPRFFQATRGGHVQTFAEPEWRALMLRFLADPTNGGGLAEPSPDEISR, from the coding sequence ATGGCGCATCCGAGCCGGGCGCTACGCCTGGCCCTGCTCGGCCTGATCCTGGCCGGCACCGGCTGCAGCTCCCTGCTGTTCTATCCCGAGTCCGGCCAGCCGCTCACGCCGCGGGCAGCCGGGCTGGACTACCGGGACGTCTATTTGCACGCCGAAGACGGCACGCGCCTGCATGCCTGGTGGCTGCCGGCCAAAGCCGGGCAGGAGGTGCGCGGCACCGTGCTGCATCTGCACGGCAACGGCGGCAACCTCGCCTGGCATCTGGGCGGCAGCTGGTGGCTGCCGGAGCGGGGCTGGCAGGTGCTGCTGCTGGATTATCGCGGCTACGGTCTCTCCGAGGGCTCGCCGGCTTTGCCGGAGGTGTATCGCGACCTGGAGGCGGCCTTCGCCTGGCTCGAGGCCGAGCCTGCGGTGCGTGGCAAACCGCTCGCCGTGCTCGGCCAGAGCCTCGGCGGCGCCCTGGCGGTGCATTTCCTGGCGCAGCGGCGAGAGCGTCGTGCCCGGGTTTCGGCGCTGGTGCTCGACGGCGTGCCGGCCAGCTACCGGGAAGTGGCGCGGCACATGCTGGGCAGCACCTGGCTGACCTGGCCGCTGCAGGTGCCGTTGTCCTGGCTGGTGCCGGACGGCGACAGCGCGGTCGAGGCGATGCCGCAGCTGCAGGGCTTGCCCGTACTGATCTACCATAGCCGCGACGATGCGCTGGTACCCCTGTCCAATGGCCTGCGCCTGTATCGGGCCGCGACCCCGCCGCGGTTCTTCCAGGCGACCCGTGGCGGTCATGTGCAGACCTTCGCCGAGCCGGAATGGCGGGCGCTGATGCTGCGCTTTCTCGCCGATCCCACGAATGGGGGTGGGCTGGCCGAACCTTCTCCAGACGAGATTTCCCGATGA
- a CDS encoding O-acetyl-ADP-ribose deacetylase: MKILLWQGDLICLAVDALVNAANPSLLGGGGVDGAIHRAAGPGMLAACRRLGGCPTGEARLTPGFRLPARYVIHTVGPVWQGGDRGEAELLAACYRNSLALAERHGLESIAFPAISCGIYGYPPEQAAAIAVAELRRPRPTGSSLRQVLLVAFSADMAALYRRLLDP; encoded by the coding sequence ATGAAAATCTTGCTCTGGCAGGGCGATTTGATCTGTCTGGCGGTGGATGCGCTGGTCAATGCCGCCAATCCGAGCCTGCTCGGTGGCGGCGGGGTGGATGGCGCCATCCATCGCGCCGCCGGTCCCGGGATGCTTGCCGCCTGCCGCCGGCTGGGCGGCTGTCCGACTGGCGAGGCGCGCCTGACGCCGGGCTTCCGCCTGCCGGCGCGCTATGTGATCCACACGGTCGGCCCGGTCTGGCAGGGCGGTGACCGGGGCGAAGCGGAACTGCTCGCCGCCTGCTACCGCAACAGCCTGGCCCTGGCCGAACGGCACGGACTGGAGAGCATCGCCTTCCCGGCGATCAGCTGCGGCATCTACGGCTATCCGCCGGAGCAGGCGGCCGCCATCGCGGTGGCCGAGCTGCGTCGCCCACGGCCGACCGGCAGCTCCCTGCGCCAGGTGCTGCTGGTGGCCTTTTCGGCGGACATGGCCGCGCTCTATCGGCGCCTGCTGGACCCCTGA
- a CDS encoding pilin assembly protein, with translation MKIRELLQHWERGARGRLTPSQYQIRLDLESAARLAALTEMYPRRSVEELLGELIGAALEELEASMPYVKGSQIVSIDEQGDPLYEDIGPTPRFLALSRRYLQEMSTQGDGASH, from the coding sequence ATGAAGATCCGCGAACTGCTCCAGCACTGGGAGCGCGGCGCCAGAGGTCGTCTGACGCCCAGCCAATATCAGATCCGTCTCGATCTGGAGTCCGCCGCACGCCTTGCCGCGCTGACCGAGATGTACCCCAGACGCAGCGTCGAAGAGCTGCTCGGCGAGCTGATCGGCGCGGCCCTGGAGGAACTGGAAGCCAGCATGCCCTACGTGAAGGGCAGCCAGATCGTCTCCATCGACGAGCAGGGCGACCCGCTCTATGAGGACATCGGCCCGACACCGCGCTTTCTCGCCCTGTCGCGCCGCTACCTGCAGGAGATGAGTACACAGGGCGACGGCGCCAGCCATTGA